One window of Lathamus discolor isolate bLatDis1 chromosome 22, bLatDis1.hap1, whole genome shotgun sequence genomic DNA carries:
- the IDO2 gene encoding indoleamine 2,3-dioxygenase 2, producing MEPGDGSEEPPLPLALARFQLSEEYGSLLPEPLTELPAPYGPWMEIARDLPQLITSHGLRSRVHQMPQLSTQHLHGRKELHLAHLVLSFITMGYLWQEGEEGTVKVLPRNLAVPFWEVSQALGLPPILSHADIVLANWRRKNPNGPLEIDNLDTIIALPGGESLRGFILVTLLVEKAAVPGFKAIVEAVRAVLQLDEETLHRALQEMAGAIRDMSKALKQMHDHVDPAVFYSVIRIFLSGWKDNPAMPDGLIYEGVSDEPMEYSGGSAAQSTILHAFDELLGIRHSEESAAFLHRMRGYMPPPHRAFVEEIHRAPSLKQHVLSSGDTRLHGAFNQCVSALADFRSYHITIVTKYISIAAAKAKAGRAEQGTKAGSSIGKPPSALEAKGTGGSHIFSFLKSIRDTTREGMINA from the exons ATGGAGCCCGGCGACGGCTCGGAGGAGCCCCCGTTGCCTCTGGCGCTGGCGAGGTTTCAGCTCTCCGAGGAGTACGGTTCCCTGCTTCCCGAGCCTCTG ACAGAGCTGCCGGCGCCCTATGGTCCATGGATGGAGATTGCCCGCGACCTGCCTCAGCTGATCACGAGCCATGGGCTCCGCTCACGAGTTCACCAG ATGCCACAGCTGAGCACCCAGCACCTCCATGGGCGCAAGGAGCTGCACTTGGCACATCTGGTACTCAGCTTCATCACCATGGGCTACCTCTGGCAGGAGGGCGAGGAGGGCACCGTGAAG GTCCTACCCCGGAACCTTGCTGTCCCCTTCTGGGAGGTCTCACAGGCTCTGGGCCTCCCACCCATCCTCAGCCACGCAGACATTGTGCTGGCCAACTGGAGGAGGAAGAACCCCAATGG GCCTCTGGAAATCGA CAACCTGGACACCATCATTGCATTGCCTGGGGGAGAGAGCCTGCGAGGCTTCATCCTTGTCACCCTCCTGGTTGAGAAGGCGGCTGTGCCGGGGTTTAAG GCAATTGTGGAAGCTGTTCGTGCCGTGCTGCAGCTGGATGAGGAGACCCTGCACAGAGCACTGCAGGAGATGGCAGGGGCCATCCGGGACATGAGCAAGGCTTTGAAACAGATGCATG ACCATGTGGATCCAGCAGTGTTCTACTCCGTGATCCGCATCTTTCTCTCCGG CTGGAAGGATAACCCGGCCATGCCGGATGGGCTGATATATGAAGGGGTATCCGATGAGCCCATGGAGTACTCGGGAGGGAGCGCGGCGCAGAGCACCATCCTTCATGCCTTTGATGAGCTCCTGGGCATTCGCCACAGCGAGGAGAGTG CCGCCTTCCTGCACAGGATGAGGGGCTACATGCCCCCGCCACACAGAGCCTTCGTGGAGGAGATCCACcgtgccccatccctgaagcAGCACGTGCTCTCCTCCGGAGACACGCGGCTCCACGGGGCTTTCAACCAGTGCGTGTCCGCGCTGGCGGACTTCAGGTCCTACCACATCACCATCGTCACCAAGTACATCAGCATCGCGGCGGCCAAGGCCAAGGCTGGGCGGGCAGAGCAGGGCACCAAGGCTGGCTCCTCCATAGGGAAGCCCCCATCCGCACTGGAGGCCAAAGGGACCGGTGGATCCCACATCTTCAGCTTCCTGAAGAGCATCAGGGACACCACCAGGGAAGGGATGATAAATGCCTGA